A genomic window from Streptomyces sp. HUAS YS2 includes:
- a CDS encoding ABC transporter substrate-binding protein — protein sequence MNRKTLVLPAVAGMLAPVLAGCGTTVGGVGGGDKHIVVGTTDQFVATEDAPAPLDPAYAYDTGTWNILRQTLQTLMHVPRGGGEPVPDAASRCDFTDKASERYRCTLRDGLTFADGTPVTAEDVKFSVERVLAIKSDNGPSALLAGIDEIETTGENEIVFHLKTPDATFPYKLSTPVAGIVSKDKYDGKKLRDGFDVDGSGPYTLQVEQQGDQVTKAVFTKNPKYKGDIKLRNDKVELRSFESAAAMGDSLEADTIDMATRAMDPQQIKELAEKPKAGIELIEVPGLEIRYLAFNTTDPSVKNKAVRQAMAAVVDRGRIAGEVYGSTAQPLYSLIPSSIAAHTNSFFDKYGEPNKAKAAEILSDAGITTPVKLTLHYTTDRYGDSTAKEFAALRDQLNATGLFAVTVQGTEWAKFRPAQKRGDYPVYGLGWFPDFPDPDNYVAPFLDADNFLNTPYVSKVVRDQLIPQSRRAADRSAAAPAFAQMQKIVAGDVPVLPLWQGKQYVAARDDVTGVEWALNTSSDLQLWELGRGTA from the coding sequence GTGAACCGCAAGACCTTGGTGCTGCCGGCCGTCGCCGGCATGCTCGCCCCCGTACTCGCCGGCTGCGGAACCACCGTGGGCGGAGTGGGCGGCGGCGACAAGCACATCGTCGTCGGCACCACGGACCAGTTCGTCGCCACCGAGGACGCCCCCGCGCCCCTCGACCCCGCGTACGCGTACGACACCGGCACCTGGAACATCCTCCGCCAGACCCTGCAGACCCTGATGCACGTCCCGCGCGGCGGCGGCGAGCCCGTCCCCGACGCCGCCTCCCGGTGCGACTTCACCGACAAGGCCAGCGAGCGCTACCGCTGCACACTGCGCGACGGCCTCACCTTCGCCGACGGCACCCCGGTCACCGCCGAGGACGTCAAGTTCTCCGTCGAGCGCGTGCTCGCCATCAAGTCCGACAACGGCCCCTCCGCGCTCCTCGCCGGCATCGACGAGATCGAGACCACCGGCGAGAACGAGATCGTCTTCCACCTGAAGACGCCCGACGCGACCTTCCCGTACAAGCTCTCGACGCCCGTCGCGGGCATCGTCAGCAAGGACAAGTACGACGGCAAGAAGCTCCGCGACGGCTTCGACGTCGACGGCTCCGGCCCGTACACCCTGCAGGTCGAGCAGCAGGGCGACCAGGTCACGAAGGCCGTCTTCACCAAGAACCCGAAGTACAAGGGCGACATCAAGCTCCGCAACGACAAGGTCGAACTGCGCTCCTTCGAGAGCGCCGCCGCGATGGGCGACTCGCTGGAGGCCGACACCATCGACATGGCCACCCGCGCCATGGACCCCCAGCAGATCAAGGAACTCGCCGAGAAGCCCAAGGCCGGCATCGAACTCATCGAGGTCCCCGGCCTGGAGATCCGCTACCTCGCCTTCAACACCACCGACCCGAGCGTCAAGAACAAGGCCGTCCGGCAGGCCATGGCCGCCGTCGTCGACCGCGGCCGGATCGCCGGCGAGGTGTACGGCTCCACCGCGCAGCCGCTCTACTCGCTGATCCCGTCCAGCATCGCCGCCCACACCAACTCGTTCTTCGACAAGTACGGCGAGCCGAACAAGGCCAAGGCCGCCGAGATCCTGAGCGACGCCGGCATCACCACCCCGGTCAAGCTGACCCTGCACTACACCACCGACCGCTACGGCGACAGCACCGCCAAGGAGTTCGCGGCGCTGCGGGACCAGCTCAACGCCACCGGCCTGTTCGCCGTGACCGTCCAGGGCACCGAGTGGGCCAAGTTCCGGCCGGCGCAGAAGCGCGGCGACTACCCCGTCTACGGACTCGGCTGGTTCCCCGACTTCCCCGACCCGGACAACTACGTCGCGCCCTTCCTCGACGCCGACAACTTCCTCAACACCCCCTACGTCAGCAAGGTCGTCCGTGACCAGCTGATCCCGCAGTCGCGCCGCGCGGCCGACCGCAGCGCCGCGGCCCCCGCGTTCGCGCAGATGCAGAAGATCGTCGCCGGTGACGTGCCCGTCCTGCCGCTGTGGCAGGGCAAGCAGTACGTCGCCGCCCGCGACGACGTGACCGGCGTCGAATGGGCGCTGAACACCTCCTCCGACCTGCAGCTCTGGGAGCTCGGTCGGGGCACCGCCTGA
- a CDS encoding ABC transporter substrate-binding protein, which produces MKHNKWLTAPLAAGLSAALLSGCGTETGGGVGGAGDTVRVGMSDELLATDPAAGYDPGSWLLFNNVFQSLLAFPKGGTEPEPEAADKCAFEAGSKVYRCTLRDGLKFSNGNPLTSEDVKFSFERALKIDDPSGPGPLLSTIDKIETPDEKTVVFTLKVPDATFPSKIASGAGSIVDHRSYEAGALRTDGKAVGSGPYKLDSVSETEAVFSVNPDYRGGAKTQNKGVTLKLYRGDREALSEALTKGDVDVAYRGLAADDIAALETSATNADQGVEVVEGSSAEVQHLVFNLKDPVVGKLGVRKAIAYLVDREALVEDVYRSTATPLYSIVPAGVAGHNTAFFDTYGGRPDPAKAKAALRSAGIRNKVELTLWSTPSRYGPATDQEFQAIAKQLNASGLFQADVKSVEIDQYEKDIEAGKYGVYVKGWVPDYPDPDNFTSPFFGEGNVLGNNYKNARITGALIPKTSAAADRMATEADFAELQDLVAEELPILPLWQGKQYAVATENITGLEWTLDASTVFRFWELKKT; this is translated from the coding sequence GTGAAGCACAACAAGTGGCTGACCGCCCCGCTGGCGGCGGGCCTGTCCGCCGCCCTGCTCAGCGGCTGCGGCACGGAGACGGGCGGCGGCGTGGGCGGCGCGGGTGACACCGTCCGGGTCGGCATGTCGGACGAACTCCTGGCCACCGACCCCGCCGCCGGGTACGACCCCGGCTCCTGGCTGCTGTTCAACAACGTCTTCCAGTCCCTGCTCGCCTTCCCCAAGGGCGGCACGGAACCCGAGCCCGAGGCCGCCGACAAGTGCGCCTTCGAAGCCGGCAGCAAGGTCTACCGCTGCACCCTGCGCGACGGCCTGAAGTTCAGCAACGGCAACCCGCTGACCTCCGAGGACGTCAAGTTCTCCTTCGAGCGCGCCCTCAAGATCGACGACCCGTCCGGCCCCGGCCCGCTGCTGTCCACGATCGACAAGATCGAGACCCCCGACGAGAAGACCGTCGTCTTCACGCTCAAGGTCCCCGACGCGACCTTCCCCAGCAAGATCGCCTCCGGTGCCGGCTCGATCGTCGACCACCGCTCGTACGAGGCCGGCGCGCTGCGCACCGACGGCAAGGCCGTCGGCTCCGGCCCCTACAAGCTGGACTCCGTCAGCGAGACCGAGGCCGTCTTCTCCGTCAACCCCGACTACCGGGGCGGCGCCAAGACACAGAACAAGGGCGTCACCCTCAAGCTGTACCGCGGCGACCGCGAGGCCCTCTCCGAGGCCCTCACCAAGGGCGACGTCGACGTCGCCTACCGAGGCCTCGCCGCCGACGACATCGCCGCGCTCGAAACCTCCGCGACCAACGCCGACCAGGGCGTCGAGGTCGTCGAGGGCAGCAGCGCCGAGGTCCAGCACCTCGTCTTCAACCTGAAGGACCCGGTCGTCGGCAAGCTCGGCGTCCGCAAGGCCATCGCCTACCTCGTCGACCGCGAGGCCCTCGTCGAGGACGTGTACCGGTCCACGGCCACCCCGCTGTACTCGATCGTCCCGGCCGGTGTCGCGGGCCACAACACGGCCTTCTTCGACACCTACGGCGGCCGCCCCGACCCGGCCAAGGCCAAGGCCGCGCTCCGCTCCGCCGGCATCAGGAACAAGGTCGAGCTCACCCTCTGGTCCACGCCGAGCCGCTACGGCCCCGCCACCGACCAGGAGTTCCAGGCGATCGCCAAGCAGCTCAACGCCAGCGGCCTGTTCCAGGCGGACGTGAAGTCCGTCGAGATCGACCAGTACGAGAAGGACATCGAGGCCGGCAAGTACGGCGTCTACGTCAAGGGCTGGGTGCCCGACTACCCGGACCCGGACAACTTCACCAGCCCGTTCTTCGGCGAGGGCAACGTCCTCGGCAACAACTACAAGAACGCCCGCATCACCGGCGCGCTCATCCCGAAGACCTCCGCCGCCGCCGACCGCATGGCCACCGAGGCCGACTTCGCCGAACTCCAGGACCTGGTCGCCGAGGAACTCCCCATCCTCCCGCTCTGGCAGGGCAAGCAGTACGCCGTGGCCACCGAGAACATCACCGGTCTCGAGTGGACCCTGGACGCCTCCACCGTCTTCCGCTTCTGGGAGCTCAAGAAGACCTGA
- a CDS encoding response regulator transcription factor encodes MAIRVLLVDDQPLLRTGFRMILEAEQDLAVVGEAGDGLQALEQVRALQPDVVLMDIRMPRMDGVEATRQITGPGRDGPAKVLVLTTFDLDEYVVEALRAGASGFLLKDAPANELVQAIRVVAAGEAMLAPSITRRLLDKYAGHLPSGEEQVPDTLNTLTEREVEVLKLVARGLSNAEIAADLFVSETTVKTHVGHVLTKLGLRDRVQAAVYAYESGLVRPGAQ; translated from the coding sequence GTGGCCATCCGCGTCCTACTGGTCGACGACCAGCCGCTGCTGCGCACCGGCTTCCGGATGATTCTGGAGGCGGAGCAGGATCTCGCGGTGGTCGGGGAGGCCGGGGACGGCCTGCAGGCGCTGGAGCAGGTCCGGGCGTTGCAGCCGGACGTGGTGCTGATGGACATCCGGATGCCGCGGATGGACGGGGTGGAGGCCACGCGTCAGATCACCGGCCCGGGCCGGGACGGTCCGGCGAAGGTGCTGGTGCTGACGACGTTCGATCTGGACGAGTACGTGGTGGAGGCGCTGCGTGCGGGCGCGAGCGGGTTCCTGCTGAAGGACGCGCCGGCGAACGAGCTGGTGCAGGCGATCCGGGTGGTCGCGGCGGGTGAGGCGATGCTGGCGCCGAGCATCACGCGGCGTCTCCTCGACAAGTACGCGGGGCATCTGCCGTCCGGTGAGGAGCAGGTGCCGGACACGCTGAACACGTTGACCGAGCGCGAGGTCGAGGTGTTGAAGCTGGTGGCGCGGGGGCTGTCGAACGCGGAGATCGCGGCGGACCTGTTCGTCAGCGAGACGACGGTGAAGACGCACGTGGGTCACGTGCTGACGAAGCTGGGGCTGCGGGACCGGGTGCAGGCCGCGGTGTACGCGTACGAGAGCGGTCTGGTGCGTCCGGGGGCGCAGTAG